The window ttttgtttcctaaattttaaaaaatctgtaAGATATCATTTTATTTAGATCTCTGACTAAAATGCAGTAAGATCTAAATAATAGAAAAAGCTTAaaccatatgattttatatttccataagaaaaatttatatatacgggtttaaaactataaattatacTCCACAGTATCAGTTACACAAAAATTGCTAACACAATAAGATTAGGTGGTAATAAATAAGAATTATATACGAAACTAAAGTCTTAACGGCAACAATGCTTTTTTTTCAGGGGAATAAAAGATGAGTGCAAAAAGCGCACATGGAGTTTGGAAACGTAAAGGCAGACGTTAAGTTTGGTGCTTAACTTGCGAGAAGCAGAAAGGCATCGGCAATacctttattaatttatcgccGAGATAATAAAcgatttttatatatagtatatagtatATACTACATTACTACTATATAGTAACGGTGTTACTTCTGAATCAGTAAGAGGGTTCCAATACGTTATGTATGCCTTTAGACTCTCCTTCCACAAGGACCACAACCAACCAACAACACACTATAAACTCGCTCCAGTCTCCATCTCTAAACAAACCTGAAAATAtgctaaagaaaaaaataataatataaaagctGACAGTTTTCCTGATTTATATTCTTTACCACGTTGGATCTATCTACATCCATCAatcatttattttctttcttcctcttcttctcattatcttctctctctctcaagaataagagatttttttgttggtgcactttgtttttagtttgttgaGTTCTGAAAATCTATAAGTATGTCAAAGATTACAAGCTTGATGCAAGAAGAGGTAACGTTAGGTGAGGTTTCAGAGACGAGAGAAGACGCATTTGCGGACAATAATCATGTGTTGGATATTTGTCGGAAAAGAAAGAGATCagatgaagaagaacaagaacttGTGGAGGAAGACAACGACGGGTTCAAAACACCGACCCGTCCGGAAAATAGAATCCCTGAGGTCAGAGAATGCCCACCGGCGCCGAGGAAGGGGGAAACGGAATACTTGGCGATGCGCAGAGGTAACACAATGTGGTGCCGTAGACGGTTGAGTTTCTCGCCGGAAAATGCCGTCGGCTCGTTTATAACGGACTTGCAGTGGATGACAACGTCAATGACGatcaagaaataattaataGAGAGAGATACTAAAgttagttttttatattttattatgacCATTTTTAGGTCACGTTCGGAAAATATCTGAACGTTTTTTTCCCGCAGATAGATAACAAGAAAATAGTTGATTAAACTggtattttgtttttaagttgcTTCACTCTCGAATATAGATATATGTTTCGAGATGATGATTATTTGTGcattgttattttctttttttttgttacgtTTGATTAATATGTAtatgttgttttctttttaatagttTACAGTACCATATAATTTctcaaatatgtttttttcatgATATATTAACCTCAAATTGCTTGTATGACATAAGAGCTCAAATTTATAAGTGTACATTCAGGTTGCATTAGTCAAGGATGGAACAAAACAAGTAACCTTGTGATAACGGAAGCTACATAACATATTTGTTGACAATATTGATCAGTCACAATGAACGAAGGATGATACTGTAAAGTTAAAGTTAAGCAAACCAAAGTGAAAAAAGGAGGAGaaacatgaagaagaagacatgaCTAGAAATATGATAGAGAATTTTATAAACGCTTTAGGGATCGAGGCCTTATTTAAGTTCCTTCGACTTCTAAAGTTGGAACATCCAATGCTAAAAAAGGCTATCTCGTGAAACACTCAATCGTCTCATGTCTTAAGCTTCTTCCTTTTTCTTATGGATCttcaaaatctttttttgtttaatgttttcttctttctcattcttttatttttgttgccGTTATGTTCGTTTCGTCTATGTTACTCTCTTCCCTTTATGTGGCTTTCGGTTTTGTTGACCTGACTTGTAATTTGTTAATTAATTGaccatttattttattaatttgattgCAGCTTGAATGAAAcgttatgattatataattaattaacaaataaaaaagagatgGGAAAGAGATCAATATCTGCACTTTACCTAATAGATAAATAAAGATTGTGGAAGCTTATAACTAAATGTATCAGACTATAAATTTCACACATATAAATACAAGTTAATGTTGATATATCAGAAACTTAATCTTAAAACAGTTTAACTCTGTTATAATTAATCATGATATAAATAGTTCCGCTGAATGCTGATAAAATCAAACAGTAACCACCTAAGTACCTTAAACTCTTCTTTCTTTAGAgcataatttcatttttttttccttcaaataGAGTAAAatgaaatctatactatattaaaagggagATATACTCAACTCTAAAGCTGTCcacatcaaataaaaaaatcagccaCTAATATTGCAGCAATCATCCATGTCATTTTGATTAATCTTGATTTGGGCTTCGTGTTTTATTTGGGCTTTTTCTCTTACttttgcttaattttttttagcttCTCTTGGCTTCAACGAAAAACGAAATCTGTCTTTCTTCTTCGACGCGAGTCACGCGACTGTGATGACCTTTCGCGATTCTTCTTTCGAACTGAAACGGTGTTATTAATGGCTGTGTGATTACTCGAATTGATTCACCTCTCCACGATTCATCTTCAATGTTTGGTTTAGATGTGAAAGGCGGTGTGTAAACAGTATAAATAGATGTGACTTGTGAGATCCCTCTCCTTGAACTTATCTTCTCTTCAATCatcaatctatttttttttaaaagcttgAGTTCAGATGATTCTGGTTTCGTTTTATTGATTTAGAAAGTTTtagtttatatgattttgtgttcctttattgattttatttaaGGTTTATGATGTAAGATGATGCTGTTAGAACCGATTAATCGATTTAATATTTGTTGTAATTTGTTTCATCTACTCGAGGCCTCTTGCAGGCAACGCTCATCTAAGGATCAATCACCTTTTACCGTTGCAAGAAGGCCCAGTTTATGAGTTAAATGGTTTGATTCCGAGAAGCAATCCAACCTTCTTTGCTGACGCAGCCGTTTCTAT is drawn from Brassica rapa cultivar Chiifu-401-42 chromosome A05, CAAS_Brap_v3.01, whole genome shotgun sequence and contains these coding sequences:
- the LOC103867178 gene encoding LOW QUALITY PROTEIN: cyclin-dependent protein kinase inhibitor SMR12 (The sequence of the model RefSeq protein was modified relative to this genomic sequence to represent the inferred CDS: deleted 1 base in 1 codon; substituted 1 base at 1 genomic stop codon) → MEFGNVKADVSLVLNLREAERHRQYLYXFIAEIINDFYIYMSKITSLMQEEVTLGEVSETREDAFADNNHVLDICRKRKRSDEEEQELVEEDNDGFKTPTRPENRIPEVRECPPAPRKGETEYLAMRRGNTMWCRRRLSFSPENAVGSFITDLQWMTTSMTIKK